The following coding sequences are from one Veillonellaceae bacterium window:
- a CDS encoding xanthine phosphoribosyltransferase produces the protein MQLLRDKIISEGKVLNNAILKVDSFLNHQIDPKLMKAMGEEFARRFEGEKIDKILTIEASGIAVAVMTGLALDVPVVFARKKKSAATNEDTYTAQVYSFTKAEKNNVTVSKRFIKPGENILIIDDFLANGQAALGLAEIVKQAGCKAVGIGIVIEKTFQPGAQKLAEAGYRVESLVRIASFDNNQVHFV, from the coding sequence ATGCAGCTATTAAGAGACAAAATCATTAGTGAAGGCAAGGTTCTGAATAACGCTATTTTAAAGGTAGACTCATTTTTAAATCACCAAATTGACCCTAAACTTATGAAAGCAATGGGCGAAGAATTTGCCCGCCGGTTTGAAGGTGAAAAGATTGACAAGATATTGACTATCGAGGCATCGGGTATTGCGGTCGCCGTTATGACCGGTTTGGCGCTCGATGTTCCTGTTGTTTTTGCTCGCAAGAAGAAGTCAGCAGCAACTAATGAAGATACTTATACAGCGCAAGTGTATTCCTTTACAAAGGCCGAGAAGAACAATGTAACGGTCTCAAAACGCTTTATAAAGCCGGGTGAAAACATACTCATTATCGATGATTTTCTGGCAAATGGCCAAGCCGCTTTAGGGTTAGCGGAAATAGTAAAACAAGCAGGCTGCAAGGCGGTCGGCATCGGCATTGTAATTGAAAAAACCTTTCAGCCGGGAGCGCAAAAACTGGCAGAGGCCGGATATCGCGTGGAATCACTGGTGCGCATAGCATCGTTTGACAATAATCAAGTACACTTCGTGTAA
- a CDS encoding purine permease, which translates to MNNSLGKTVFLGTQHVLAMYAGAIIVPLIVGSALKLNAEQMAYIIAVDLFTSGIATLLQAWRNPVFGIGLPVVLGCTFTAVFPMISIGSQYGITAIYGAIICSGIFVMLISGWFGKLAKFFPPVVTGSVVTIIGITLVPVAINNMAGGVGSPDFGAASNLALAFGVLLFIILLNRFATGFIRSISVLLGLIAGTLVAALMGNVHFDSVSEASWFSMATPLYFGTPVFEPSAIITMIVVAIVSMVESTGVFLALGEICGRKLDEKDLARGYRAEGLAVVIGGLLNSFPYTTFSQNVGLVQLSKSKSIRVIVAAGAILMMLGMIPKFAALAMIIPSPVLGGAMVAMFGMVVAAGIKMLGKVDFSSNENLLIIACSVALGMGVTVVPNLFAQFPPIFKILFENGIVAGASTAVVLNVILNMGRSTKSAEANEAKAAALPR; encoded by the coding sequence ATGAACAATTCATTGGGGAAAACTGTGTTTCTCGGCACTCAGCACGTCTTGGCGATGTATGCAGGGGCAATAATCGTTCCGCTTATTGTTGGCAGCGCTCTCAAACTTAATGCTGAGCAAATGGCCTATATTATTGCGGTCGATCTGTTTACATCCGGTATCGCTACTTTGCTTCAAGCATGGCGTAACCCGGTTTTTGGCATTGGTCTGCCGGTTGTTTTAGGCTGTACCTTTACGGCGGTATTTCCTATGATTAGCATCGGCAGTCAATATGGCATTACGGCTATCTACGGTGCGATTATTTGTTCAGGGATATTTGTAATGCTTATTTCCGGTTGGTTTGGCAAGCTGGCAAAATTCTTTCCGCCCGTTGTTACTGGCTCAGTAGTTACCATCATCGGGATTACATTGGTGCCGGTTGCGATTAACAATATGGCCGGCGGGGTCGGCAGTCCTGATTTCGGTGCTGCTTCGAACTTGGCTCTGGCTTTTGGTGTTCTACTCTTTATTATTTTATTAAATAGATTTGCTACCGGTTTTATTCGGTCTATTTCGGTACTTCTTGGGTTGATTGCCGGCACGCTTGTTGCCGCGCTTATGGGCAATGTTCATTTTGATTCTGTTAGTGAAGCGTCTTGGTTTAGCATGGCGACCCCGCTCTACTTCGGTACCCCTGTTTTCGAGCCAAGCGCTATTATTACGATGATTGTTGTCGCTATTGTCAGCATGGTAGAATCGACGGGCGTATTTTTGGCGCTGGGCGAAATCTGCGGTCGTAAGCTGGATGAGAAAGATTTGGCCCGCGGCTATCGGGCTGAAGGTCTGGCCGTTGTTATTGGCGGTCTACTCAATTCATTCCCGTATACCACCTTTTCACAAAATGTTGGTTTAGTACAATTGTCAAAGTCCAAATCAATTAGGGTTATTGTTGCAGCCGGCGCAATTCTGATGATGCTCGGTATGATACCAAAATTCGCAGCCCTGGCCATGATTATCCCTAGCCCTGTGCTTGGCGGCGCCATGGTAGCCATGTTCGGCATGGTAGTGGCAGCAGGAATAAAAATGCTTGGCAAAGTAGATTTTTCGAGTAATGAAAACCTGCTGATTATAGCTTGCTCAGTTGCTTTGGGGATGGGGGTTACAGTTGTACCTAACTTATTCGCTCAATTTCCGCCCATCTTTAAAATTCTCTTTGAAAATGGTATTGTAGCCGGTGCTTCTACGGCAGTTGTTCTTAATGTGATTCTCAACATGGGGCGGTCGACGAAAAGTGCTGAAGCCAACGAGGCTAAAGCAGCAGCGTTGCCGCGATAA